A portion of the Oncorhynchus gorbuscha isolate QuinsamMale2020 ecotype Even-year linkage group LG07, OgorEven_v1.0, whole genome shotgun sequence genome contains these proteins:
- the si:ch1073-13h15.3 gene encoding LOW QUALITY PROTEIN: inactive all-trans-retinol 13,14-reductase (The sequence of the model RefSeq protein was modified relative to this genomic sequence to represent the inferred CDS: inserted 3 bases in 2 codons; deleted 2 bases in 1 codon; substituted 3 bases at 3 genomic stop codons) translates to MIYSHCPIQVSTSSASSLLRIVFDQITEGQLEFVELDQHFDTIQIGEGEDKREYTIFTGKTEMEAHLKNQFPDDITAIETFFKIMKVSVKKTHYLASLKLIPQWLALFLLKSGIRNLCSSIYTLSGTGATDXGTLTTNKDLHVIFSYLFYGTWSXFYFMPPPPQDSSVIFNALLLQHYKRGAYYPKGGASEISYHIIPVIQKSGGNVLVRASVTQILVNNDGAAYGVKVRKGQEEVEVHAPVIISNCGLFTTFQKXLPPETQTKPVIQECLDMMKHGRXSLLVFSGFDGTQEELGIVSTNFWLFKKNDMDVTMASLHSLQSYMEISFIDASSLQHCSDVYSLVVLCRMEGLKRMLLISVLTSLCHKYAADVSDVYHVTFPGKSCMTMLTMVKYEWFEEWTDTSVRKRGDDYPNYKMKLANNLXDWACTRFPKLREKLVFQDVASPPPLTNMHYLRAQRGAMYSAEHNLGRFHAEAVARKRCSTPVKNLSGQDVFSRGIAGALHGGLLCASTVLDHIVYINLLFLKKKQKDGQAG, encoded by the exons ATGATTTATTCCCATTGTCCCATCCAGGTCTCCACTTCATCGGCCAGCAGTCTGCTGCGTATTGTCTTCGACCAGATCACAGAGGGCCAGTTGGAGTTTGTGGAGCTGGACCAGCACTTTGACACCATCCAGATCGGCGAGGGAGAGGACAAACGCGAGTACACCATCTTCACTGGCAAGACAGAGATGGAGGCTCACCTGAAAAATCAGTTTCCAGATGACATCACTGCCATTGAAACTTTTTTCAAAATCATGAAG GTGTCAGTCAAGAAGACTCACTATCTGGCCTCTCTGAAGCTGATCCCCCAGTGGCTGGCTCTGTTCTTGCTGAAGTCTGGCATCAGAAACCTCTGCTCCTCcatctataccctctctggtaCTGGAGCTACAG CTGGCACCTTGACCACCAACAAGGACCTTCACGTCATCTTCAGTTACCTCTTCTACGGTACTTGGTCTTAAT TTTAttttatgcccccccccccccaggattCCAGTGTAATATTCAATGCTCTTCTGTTGCAACACTACAAGAGAGGAGCGTACTACCCTAAAGGAGGAGCCAGTGAGATCTCCTACCACATCATCCCTGTCATCCAGAAGTCTGGAGGCAACGTCCTGGTCAGGGCATCCGTCACTCAGATCCTGGTCAACAATGATGGGGCAGCATATG GTGTAAAGGTGAGAAAGGgacaggaggaggtggaggtacaTGCTCCTGTGATCATCTCCAACTGTGGTCTGTTCACCACCTTCCAGAAATGACTGCCCCCTGAGACCCAGACCAAACCAG TCATCCAGGAATGTTTGGACATGATGAAACATGGCAGGTGATCATTATTGGTCTTCTCTGGCTTTGATGGAACCCAAGAGGAGCTGGGTATTGTCTCCACCAACTTCTGGCTCTTCAAAAAGAATGATATGGATG TTACTATGGCATCACTACATAGCTTACAGTCCTACATGGAGATTAGTTTCATTGATGCGTCATCACTCCAGCATTGTTCAGATGTCTACAGCCTTGTTGTTTTGTGTAGAATGGAAGGGTTAAAGAGGATGCTCCTGATAAGTGTGTTGACTTCTTTGTGCCACAAATACGCTGCAGACGTGTCGGATGTATACCATGTTACATTTCCAGGGAAATCCTGCATGACGATGTTGACCATGGTGAAATACGAGTGGTTTGAGGAATGGACAGATACCTCAGTAAGGAAAAGGGGAGATGACTACCCCAACTACAAAATGAAATTGGCAAACAATCT TGACTGGGCATGCACCCGATTCCCCAAGCTGAGGGAAAAG TTGGTGTTCCAGGACGTTGCGAGCCCCCCC CCCCTGACTAACATGCACTACCTGCGAGCCCAGCGCGGGGCCATGTACTCTGCTGAGCACAACCTTGGCCGCTTCCATGCTGAGGCTGTGGCCAGGAAGCGTTGCTCCACCCCTGTCAAAAACCTCTCAG GGCAGGATGTGTTCAGCCGTGGGATAGCTGGAGCTTTGCACGGGGGTCTCCTGTGTGCCTCCACAGTCCTGGACCACATCGTCTACATCAACCTCCTCTTCCTCAAGAAGAAGCAGAAGGATGGCCAGGCTGGTTAA
- the gngt2b gene encoding guanine nucleotide-binding protein G(I)/G(S)/G(O) subunit gamma-T2b, with protein MARDMSDKEILQMELAQLKIEVSTTRTAVSVNCKETMEWVEAQTEGDPLIKGVSDDKNPYKGDKGGCIIT; from the exons ATGGCTCGTGATATGTCTGATAAGGAAATCCTGCAAATGGAACTGGCTCAGCTAAAGATTGAAGTTAGCACAACACGCACAGCT GTGTCAGTAAATTGCAAGGAGACAATGGAATGGGTGGAGGCCCAAACAGAGGGCGACCCACTCATAAAGGGCGTGTCAGATGACAAGAACCCCTACAAGGGAGACAAGGGAGGCTGCATTATAACCTAG
- the tmem101 gene encoding transmembrane protein 101 produces MAAPSSRQVLRRLCQFGAFILTRFGFWNCFTMLMLFAERADVKRKPDIQVPYLYFDMGVSVLCASFMSFGVKRRWFALGAAIQLAISTYASYIGEQVHYSDWLKVRMYSRTLAIIGGFLVLASGAGEVYRQKHRTRSLQSTGQVFIGVYLICMVYSLQHSKEDRMAYLNHIPGGEITLMLLVVLFGVLALAFLSGCYIRLASQILAVVLPLILLFIDGNLGYWHNTRHVEFWNQLKLMGHNVGIFGAVLILATDG; encoded by the exons ATGGCTGCCCCTAGCAGTAGGCAAGTTCTCCGGCGCCTCTGTCAATTTGGCGCCTTTATTTTGACCCGATTTGGTTTCTGGAACTGCTTTACAATGCTGATGCTCTTTGCCGAGCGCGCGGATGTAAAAAG GAAACCTGACATCCAGGTTCCCTACTTGTACTTTGACATGGGGGTATCAGTTCTTTGTGCCAGCTTCATGTCCTttggggtgaagaggaggtggtTTGCACTGGGGGCCGCCATACAGTTAGCTATCAGCACCTACGCTTCTTATATTGGTGAACAAGTGCACTATAGTGACTGGCTGAAG GTAAGGATGTACTCCAGAACCCTGGCTATCATCGGGGGTTTCCTGGTCCTAGCCAGTGGTGCGGGGGAGGTATACAGACAGAAACATCGCACCAGATCGCTGCAGTCCACCGGACAGGTCTTCATAGGGGTCTACCTCATCTGTATG GTGTACTCCCTCCAGCACAGTAAAGAGGACAGGATGGCCTACCTGAACCACATCCCTGGTGGGGAGATCACCCTAATGCTACTGGTGGTGCTGTTTGGAGTGCTGGCCCTGGCCTTCCTCTCTGGCTGTTATATCCGTCTAGCTTCACAGATCCTGGCAGTGGTCCTGCCCCTCATCCTGCTCTTCATCGACGGTAACCTGGGCTACTGGCACAACACGCGCCATGTAGAGTTCTGGAACCAGTTGAAGCTGATGGGGCATAACGTGGGTATTTTCGGGGCTGTGCTGATTCTGGCTACAGACGGTTGA